The sequence AATTAACAAATACAGAACAGAGAATAAGTTATATGCTGCTGTCAGGAACCCCAGAAAATggaaatgaatgtcttaccacgtgtgatgtttttgttgcaaacaattccaattatccgagattccaaacaatttgacaagtggcaaaggaaaatatcagactttgtctgggcaggcaagaaaccacgtgtgaaaatgaaagtgctgcaggatgcaaaggaaagaggtggtttgcagctgcccaatataagactatattatgaagcaatttgtctgacatggctAAAGGactggataacgttgaaaaaccgcaaattgctggccttggaaggatacaaaaaaatatttggatggcatgcgtacctgtggtacgataaagtaaaggcAGAttctgtttttgcatcactatatttgaagaagcctcttcacaatctggaaaaaatataaggtttaaatggaagatggaattccttcatgggtggtaccatatgaagtaatagatccgagaactgtcgataatgagcaacaatgtttaacttacaaggagataacacaaatacaagattcaaggttaaaaataaagtcagaagatgagttgtctccttgttatggatggtttcaatatagacagatcagagatctctacaattcggactgtttaaaaggaggaataagaatggaaaattcagaaatAGAAGAAGCGATATTGAGTTATTTCACACTCACACTTAGCAGCGTATCTGTCCCTGgtttgcatcccatgttttcagagtTTTCACATTAGCAAGGCATCCATGGGACGCGGAGCCGCTGTCAGTCCGGGTTATCCCCGATTTTTCTCACTGCGGACATACCACGAATTTTCCCATAATCCGCTGCCAACTCAATGCTGATCCGATAAatcccagtgtgaacacttttgtcccttttttgcttctctctccccccgctaATTCTTGTCGTCGGAAGCTGATTGGTCTGCGTCTCCGGCTCCCCAAATGCTTCGTCTGCCATTTCCCCCCCGCTAACTAACGTTTCAGCGGTACATCTCCATTGGTGCCATCTCTATTCTTCTCTCCCCGTCTTTTGCATCCTGATAACTTCGTGTTATGCGCCTCACATTtccaaaccccccccccttaaaaaaaaagtttgcctaGCGGTGAGCGATTGTggtcatgatgaaccaaacgtTTCATTCCTCAGTGACAACCCCTCTCCACCCAAAACTCTCTGCATTTTGACAATTCAATCAGGAACCACCATCGACATTTTCcagtaatgaaaaataaaattggccATAACGTTTCTGCGTTCTGTGGATGCAAAGGTGCATTGGGACATCTCCACTTGTGTGATCTACATATTTTGACTCCTTTTTTCGGGATGGGAATGGGGTTGGGGCAGTGGGTGGTGCCCTCAAACGAGGTTCAAACTCACCCCTTCTGGGATCACGTGATTTTTGTGGACCAATGGGGTGCCATTATTTGCTGGGCGGGAAATTCAACTCCTGCGATCTGTGCCACTTCTGCGCACTGCTCAACGGTTGCTCAAGGAAATGGCTGCACTAAAACCATCCAGCGGGAGAGGGGTCtcctggagggagaaggagacatTGGACCTCATTGAattttggggtgaggagaaggtgCAAGAGGCACTATTGCTCTGTCATAGGAACATTGATGTTTTCGAGCGCATCTCAGAGCAGATGGTGGCGAGAGGCCATGCAAGAACCGCACTCGAATGCCGGACAAAAACAAAAGCTTTGAGACAGGAGTACAAGAGGGTCGCAGCACACAATGGAAGATCGGGAAATGCCCCTGCAACATGCCCTTTCTATGCACAGCTTGCAAGAATTTTCAGAGGGGATGCAAGCATACGGCCACAAAGGGTGGCAAGAAGTCTTAACCTGCAGTCGGTGAGCAATGCCGACCCCTTGGGGGAAGATCTGTCGAACCATGGCGTTCCCGCTCCATGGGAGGGATCAGAGGAACTATTCACACATCCAATGGTCACTCTACATCTTCAGGCGGTCCCCGCTTCCACTCCCAATGATTCAGGTGAGCATGCAGTTTTGACCGACATGACTGGTCCTTGGTTGGGGTGGGTTCGCTGTGCCCTCCAGTGTGCCCCGCCTGGGCAGAACTTTCCCGGAGTCTCAGGggcattttttccttctgcttaggatttcgggGATATGCTCAACGGATTGATTGTGTTTGGGTTATCACTGCAGGAGAGGGATGAGgcgcaagtgggggggggcatttccctgATTTAACTTTTGTGCGTGGAATGCTTCCAAGGATGTGTTTTTTATTCTGCCTATGGGGACGTATAACCAATATTGTGGAAATCCGCTTCTCAAGGCAAACTAGTGGCGGGAAACGTTGTTTTTTACTAGGGCTGGCGCAGGTTTCAGCGGAGAAGGGCTCTGTGAAAGGAGAGGGGGACTTCACCTTGATCAGCAATGTGCAAGGTATCCCAAAGGTGGTTGGGTTATCTTCCACCAAGCATTAATCCAAACCTGACAATGGTCTGTAACgtcacctccctttcccccccccctggagAACCATGGTACATAAACTGTTTACCAGCCTATCACTTGTTTTCAATTACTGCAGGTTCTTCCACGGAACAAGAAACATCAATCGGAGAAGCACCCCCCATGGCCATGACCGATCCAGAGGATGAAAATGCCACAGATGGTAAGATACAGATAGAGTGGGGTGCTTGTGGTCAACAATCAATGCTGCCCTCCCAATGAGCCCTGGTATGCTCCGCTCCATGAGGAACATGGCTATAGACTCAAAATATTTATGTTTGTGGGGGTTGGGCTACCATGGCAAATATTGGTGTAAACATCGTTCTGCTGATGTCAAGAAGACTTCTGTGAGCATGAATGAAGAAGATCAACTCATTCATTTTACAACCAAATCTTTTATTTCCAAGATCCAGATTTAACTCAGGTAGAGGAGTTCCCGGAGGTGACAGGACAGGGCGCAGAGGATCCGCAAGGTAGGAAAGAGCTGAAATTGTGACCTCCGCAAACTCCTTTGTAACTACTACTTGCATAACCACTGTCCTTTCCAACAGGAGATCTGAACAATCCACCAGCAGTGGAACAACCGCAGGTCCCCACGGCACAACTGTCTCCAGCTACGCGCTTAGAAAAGGCGCGCACCAGAACCAGGCGCGTCTCTGTCCTCACCAACGTTGCAGAGAGAATGCTATCTCAGGCACAGAGGGAGGAACA is a genomic window of Eublepharis macularius isolate TG4126 chromosome 1, MPM_Emac_v1.0, whole genome shotgun sequence containing:
- the LOC129341823 gene encoding uncharacterized protein LOC129341823 isoform X1, which produces MAALKPSSGRGVSWREKETLDLIEFWGEEKVQEALLLCHRNIDVFERISEQMVARGHARTALECRTKTKALRQEYKRVAAHNGRSGNAPATCPFYAQLARIFRGDASIRPQRVARSLNLQSVSNADPLGEDLSNHGVPAPWEGSEELFTHPMVTLHLQAVPASTPNDSGLAQVSAEKGSVKGEGDFTLISNVQGSSTEQETSIGEAPPMAMTDPEDENATDDPDLTQVEEFPEVTGQGAEDPQGDLNNPPAVEQPQVPTAQLSPATRLEKARTRTRRVSVLTNVAERMLSQAQREEQNNRKERGEILEATSHWRAAMESETRWHEDIIREAREDRRAFIEAQSQNMEGLNRAVGALSSLTELFVREQRAGPVAETSQNANSKTRDNDHDKAPLRKRARIIKKRERYDPSL
- the LOC129341823 gene encoding uncharacterized protein LOC129341823 isoform X2 — its product is MAALKPSSGRGVSWREKETLDLIEFWGEEKVQEALLLCHRNIDVFERISEQMVARGHARTALECRTKTKALRQEYKRVAAHNGRSGNAPATCPFYAQLARIFRGDASIRPQRVARSLNLQSVSNADPLGEDLSNHGVPAPWEGSEELFTHPMVTLHLQAVPASTPNDSGSSTEQETSIGEAPPMAMTDPEDENATDDPDLTQVEEFPEVTGQGAEDPQGDLNNPPAVEQPQVPTAQLSPATRLEKARTRTRRVSVLTNVAERMLSQAQREEQNNRKERGEILEATSHWRAAMESETRWHEDIIREAREDRRAFIEAQSQNMEGLNRAVGALSSLTELFVREQRAGPVAETSQNANSKTRDNDHDKAPLRKRARIIKKRERYDPSL